In Palaemon carinicauda isolate YSFRI2023 chromosome 21, ASM3689809v2, whole genome shotgun sequence, the following proteins share a genomic window:
- the LOC137615370 gene encoding uncharacterized protein, whose translation MFSLPMKVVAIAIVAFAVFQTGYCLECYKGGEETTTKTPCSGSCLKATGMYKDSDEVSIYGCNIVEQKEECSSGKYLGVTAEICYCNTDLCNSSSVSTVALPLLLGALLMKLVN comes from the exons AT GTTTTCTCTTCCCATGAAGGTAGTTGCAATTGCCATCGTGGCATTTGCTGTCTTCCAAACAG GTTACTGCTTGGAGTGTTACAAAGGGGGCGAGGAGACTACCACAAAGACACCTTGCTCTGGTTCCTGCTTGAAGGCAACAGGGATGTATA AGGATAGCGACGAAGTCTCGATTTATGGCTGTAACATTGTAGAACAAAAAGAAGAATGTTCGTCGGGCAAATATCTGGGAGTCACAGCTGAAATCTGCTATTGCAACACTGATCTCTGCAACAGTTCCTCTGTCAGTACAGTGGCCCTACCTCTCCTCTTAGGAGCCCTTCTCATGAAATTGGTGAATTAA
- the LOC137615366 gene encoding uncharacterized protein, translating into MFSLPMKVVAIAIVAFAVFQTGYCLECYIGDEGTTMTTPCSGSCMKATGKFKGSDEVSVYSCYLFKHAEECSSGTYQEVTAEICYCNTDLCNSSSVSTVALPLLLGALLVKLVN; encoded by the exons AT GTTTTCTCTTCCCATGAAGGTAGTTGCAATTGCCATCGTGGCATTTGCTGTCTTCCAAACAG GTTACTGCTTGGAGTGTTACATTGGGGACGAGGGGACTACCATGACGACACCTTGCTCTGGTTCCTGCATGAAGGCAACCGGGAAGTTTA AAGGTAGCGACGAAGTCTCGGTTTACAGCTGTTACCTTTTTAAACATGCAGAAGAATGTTCGTCGGGCACATATCAGGAAGTCACAGCTGAAATCTGCTATTGCAACACTGATCTCTGCAACAGTTCCTCTGTCAGTACAGTGGCCCTACCTCTCCTCTTAGGAGCCCTTCTCGTGAAATTGGTGAATTAA